TCCTCATCGTCGAGGATAACGAGCTGAACATGAAGCTGTTTCATGATCTGCTCGACGCCCAGGGCTACGAAACCCTGCAGACCCGCGAGGGATTGCAGGCGCTCGCCTTGGCGCGAGAGCATCGCCCCGACCTGATTCTCATGGACATCCAGCTCCCGGAGATCTCGGGACTCGAAGTCACCAAGTGGCTGAAGGAAGACGACGAGCTCGCCCATATCCCGGTCGTGGCCGTCACCGCCTTCGCCATGAAGGGCGATGAGGAGCGCATTCGCGAAGGCGGCTGCGAGGCCTACATCTCCAAACCCATATCGGTGTCGCACTTCCTCGACACGATCCGCCGCTTGCTGGGCTAGTCGCCATGTCCGCCCGTATCCTCGTGGTCGATGACATCGAGGCCAACGTCCGCCTGCTGGAAGCCAAGCTGACCGCCGAGTACTACGAGGTGCTGACGGCCTATGACGGCCCGACGGCGCTGGCTATCGCCGCGGCCGAGAAGCCCGACATCGTGCTGCTGGACGTGATGATGCCCGGCATGGACGGATTCCAGGTCTGCCGCCGGCTGAAGGACGATCCCGAGACCCGCCACGTGCCCGTGGTGCTGGTGACGGCGCTGGACGGCCGCGCCGACCGCATCGCCGGCCTCGAGGCCGGAGCCGACGAATTCCTCACCAAACCCATCGACGACGTCATGCTGTTCGCCCGGGTGCGCAGCCTGACCCGGCTGAAGATGGTGATCGACGAGCTGCGCGACCGGGAGGCCTCGGGCCGCCGGATGGGCGTGATCGCCGGCGCCTCCTCGCGCCTGGGCGGCACGGGCGGTCGGGTGCTCATTGTCGACGACCATGAGCGCCAGGCCCAGCGGGTGGCCGCCGAACTGGCCATCGAGCATCGCCCGGTGATCGAAACCTCGCCGGAAAAGGCCATGATGACCGCCAAGGGGCCGGTCGACCTGATCATCATCAATGCGACGGCGCGGTCCTTTGACGGCCTGCGCTTCGCCGCTCAACTGCGGTCGGACGAGGCCACGCGTCATCTGCCGATCCTGGCGGTGGTGGACTTCGACGAGCGTTCGCGGCTAGTGAAGGCCCTGGAGATCGGCGTCAACGACGTGCTCTCCAAGCCGATCGACCCGCAGGAGCTGGCCGCCCGGGCGCGCACCCAGATCCGCCGCAAGCGCTACACCGACTATCTGCGCGACAATCTCGATCATTCGCTGGAGTTGGCGGTCACCGACCAACTCACCGGCCTGCACAATCGCCGCTACATGGTGGGGCAACTCGAGGCTCTGGTTAAGCGCGCGGCGCTGGGCGGCGACGAGGTCGCCTGCCTGCTGATCGACATCGACCACTTCAAGAAGATCAACGACGGCTACGGCCACGATGTCGGCGACGAGGTGCTGCGCGAGTTC
This genomic stretch from Phenylobacterium sp. LH3H17 harbors:
- a CDS encoding response regulator translates to MAKKVLIVEDNELNMKLFHDLLDAQGYETLQTREGLQALALAREHRPDLILMDIQLPEISGLEVTKWLKEDDELAHIPVVAVTAFAMKGDEERIREGGCEAYISKPISVSHFLDTIRRLLG
- a CDS encoding PleD family two-component system response regulator, which produces MSARILVVDDIEANVRLLEAKLTAEYYEVLTAYDGPTALAIAAAEKPDIVLLDVMMPGMDGFQVCRRLKDDPETRHVPVVLVTALDGRADRIAGLEAGADEFLTKPIDDVMLFARVRSLTRLKMVIDELRDREASGRRMGVIAGASSRLGGTGGRVLIVDDHERQAQRVAAELAIEHRPVIETSPEKAMMTAKGPVDLIIINATARSFDGLRFAAQLRSDEATRHLPILAVVDFDERSRLVKALEIGVNDVLSKPIDPQELAARARTQIRRKRYTDYLRDNLDHSLELAVTDQLTGLHNRRYMVGQLEALVKRAALGGDEVACLLIDIDHFKKINDGYGHDVGDEVLREFAVRLASNVRAIDLPCRYGGEEFVVVMPDTKIEDAERIAERIRLHVAGSPFRVMGGSELLTVTISIGVAATIGSADTPEHLLKRADEAVYEAKASGRNKVIARAA